A region of Fibrobacter succinogenes subsp. succinogenes S85 DNA encodes the following proteins:
- a CDS encoding carbohydrate-binding protein has product MSFQKIGHLIAVSALFLGATVATAADQATFYVAPNGSDSNKGTEEAPFKTITQAQKAVRAINGTMTGDISVILRGGTYQLSSTVNFTEADGGKDGFYVRYKAYPNETPLITGGIPMSGWTIHDEKNNIWKVEGVDARFRQMYVNGKKAIRARMPNLLDNGDHNFFRLNKVDSAGSAFLVNNSDIGEANWKNLNKVEIHLMIAWAESILRLESATKNGNVTKLEPRDPERTKLFKRKYPMLGTAFMSNPPKQQVYYLENAYEFIDQPGEWYLDESTGTLYYKARAGENMATANVVVPRVNTLFSILGKDTKNKVGYMSFEGITFANSNFLRPSEEGFLDLQASMFNIDVLPENGRLGSNKFLLWRPDAGFRVENAHHFKIKNCTFTQMAATGLDFVSGTNDDVIEGNVFYEIGGCGIMLGKFSQDSTTEIHIPYNPKDKDEISTRDTIRYNLVTNVTNEHQGAVGIAAGYPRYVVIENNEVSYTNYSGISVGYGWTKSETAMTNNKINKNNIHHIARLLCDSGPIYTLSNQGTGSEIKENYIHDMSQSKWSDYWILPIYLDEGSSGFAVENNSYKNAPSGVGRNAPGQFTEKNNNGYIASVAEAAGLQGEFKNIGDRINTIPLPDFSNVVPQAPFVENMTIPGTIEMENYDEGGQSISFNDKDFVNEGGVYREDGVDITQIDSTDKTKGYAVGYTQAGEWMEYTVNVTAGEYVFLANVASGLEGSSFQLFMDGKAISDTIVAPKGEDWNTYGTVEGKTTALEAGEHVLRVAITGAYLNIDWIKFGKSADEIISIKPSVRYGLNMDISRSSTLNVFDIRGQHMGVIRVMGMPTTSSVMQAMHAKNFKSGVYFVQSVNKAFGKMIQVK; this is encoded by the coding sequence ATGAGCTTCCAAAAAATTGGCCATCTTATCGCAGTCTCAGCACTCTTCCTTGGTGCAACTGTTGCTACAGCCGCTGATCAGGCTACATTCTATGTCGCTCCCAATGGTAGCGATTCCAACAAGGGTACCGAAGAGGCCCCGTTCAAGACGATTACGCAGGCCCAAAAGGCTGTGCGCGCCATCAACGGCACCATGACGGGCGATATTTCGGTCATTCTCCGTGGCGGTACCTACCAGCTTTCGTCTACGGTCAATTTTACTGAGGCTGATGGCGGTAAGGATGGTTTCTACGTCCGCTATAAAGCCTATCCGAACGAAACTCCGCTTATTACGGGCGGTATCCCGATGTCTGGCTGGACGATTCACGATGAAAAGAACAACATCTGGAAGGTCGAAGGTGTCGATGCCCGTTTCCGCCAAATGTACGTGAACGGCAAAAAGGCAATTCGCGCGCGTATGCCGAACTTGCTCGATAACGGCGACCATAACTTCTTCCGCTTGAACAAAGTGGACTCTGCCGGCAGCGCCTTCCTCGTCAACAACAGCGATATTGGCGAAGCCAACTGGAAGAATTTGAACAAAGTTGAAATCCACTTGATGATTGCCTGGGCCGAAAGCATTTTGCGCCTTGAATCGGCTACAAAGAATGGCAATGTCACAAAGCTTGAACCGCGCGACCCTGAAAGAACAAAGCTCTTTAAGCGCAAATACCCGATGCTTGGCACGGCTTTCATGAGCAATCCGCCGAAGCAGCAGGTTTACTACCTTGAAAATGCTTACGAATTTATCGACCAGCCGGGCGAATGGTACTTGGACGAATCGACCGGTACGCTTTATTACAAGGCCCGCGCAGGCGAAAACATGGCGACCGCAAATGTTGTCGTTCCGCGCGTCAATACGCTATTCAGCATCCTCGGTAAGGATACTAAGAACAAAGTTGGTTACATGTCTTTTGAAGGCATAACCTTTGCAAACTCCAATTTCTTGCGTCCGAGCGAAGAAGGCTTCCTGGATTTGCAGGCAAGTATGTTCAACATTGACGTGCTCCCGGAAAATGGCCGCCTCGGCAGCAATAAGTTCCTCCTCTGGCGTCCGGATGCTGGTTTCCGCGTCGAAAATGCGCACCATTTCAAAATCAAGAATTGCACGTTCACGCAGATGGCTGCAACTGGTCTTGACTTTGTCTCTGGTACAAATGATGACGTGATTGAAGGCAACGTATTCTATGAAATCGGCGGCTGCGGCATTATGCTCGGCAAGTTCTCTCAAGACTCCACGACCGAAATTCACATCCCGTACAATCCGAAGGACAAGGACGAAATCAGTACCCGCGATACAATCCGTTACAACCTCGTGACAAACGTGACGAATGAACATCAGGGCGCTGTGGGCATTGCCGCCGGGTATCCGCGTTATGTCGTCATCGAAAATAACGAAGTGTCCTATACAAACTATTCCGGTATCTCTGTAGGTTATGGCTGGACCAAGAGCGAAACAGCCATGACGAACAACAAAATTAATAAGAACAACATCCACCACATTGCCCGTTTGCTTTGCGACTCCGGTCCGATTTATACATTGAGCAACCAGGGCACGGGTAGCGAAATCAAGGAAAACTACATCCATGATATGTCCCAGTCCAAGTGGTCGGATTACTGGATTTTGCCGATTTATCTTGACGAAGGCTCTAGTGGCTTTGCTGTTGAAAACAACTCTTACAAGAACGCTCCGAGCGGCGTTGGCCGTAACGCTCCGGGTCAGTTTACCGAAAAGAACAACAATGGCTACATCGCTTCTGTTGCCGAAGCAGCAGGCCTCCAGGGCGAATTCAAAAACATCGGGGATCGCATCAACACTATCCCGCTTCCGGATTTCTCCAACGTGGTTCCGCAGGCTCCGTTTGTCGAAAACATGACAATCCCGGGTACCATCGAAATGGAAAACTACGATGAAGGTGGCCAGAGCATTTCTTTCAACGATAAGGACTTTGTGAACGAAGGCGGCGTCTACCGCGAAGATGGCGTGGACATCACTCAGATTGATTCTACCGACAAGACTAAGGGCTACGCTGTGGGTTACACGCAAGCTGGTGAATGGATGGAATACACCGTGAATGTCACAGCTGGTGAATACGTGTTCCTTGCAAACGTGGCTTCTGGTCTCGAAGGCTCTAGCTTCCAGCTCTTCATGGATGGCAAGGCGATTAGCGATACGATTGTTGCCCCGAAGGGCGAAGACTGGAATACTTATGGCACTGTCGAAGGCAAGACGACCGCTCTTGAAGCTGGTGAACATGTGCTTCGCGTGGCCATCACGGGTGCTTACCTGAACATTGACTGGATCAAGTTTGGTAAGTCCGCAGATGAAATCATCTCCATCAAGCCGAGCGTCCGTTACGGTTTGAACATGGATATCTCCCGCAGCTCTACGCTGAACGTGTTTGATATCCGTGGCCAGCACATGGGCGTCATCCGCGTGATGGGCATGCCGACAACGAGCTCTGTAATGCAGGCTATGCATGCAAAGAACTTCAAGTCTGGTGTCTACTTTGTCCAGAGCGTGAACAAGGCATTTGGCAAAATGATTCAGGTGAAGTAG
- a CDS encoding family 43 glycosylhydrolase: MKKTSKILLAFGLGFASNALAENPIIQTYYSPDPAPVVFGDTVCVYTGNDEGGSFFTMHGWRVSCTTDMVNWTDMGELILTNESFGGNAKKNGDWAAQVVRRNGKYYYYVTVESTRGGRAINVAVADKPEGPFKDARNGQHLAGPNWDYIDPTVWIDDDGQAWLYWGNPKLYYAKLKENMIEFDGDIKVTDMSRGFSPSGNSVYTEGPWIHKRDKKYYMIYASHGVPEKISYSTSDSPTGPWKWGGVIMDQGNGTAFTNHSGLIDFKGRSFFFYHNQKNVSGGGYSRSTAVEEFTWNADGTIPTIKSTNDGVKKPIKNLDPFTRVEAETKSWVGGINVDKSGGYTIIKHVAKQGDNVYLTNMGSNFYTKVRSVDMGDGADRIIVCTRGNGGKIELHAKSETGATLATMNIPASSSWQENTFDLKDAAGVEDLFFVVKQGGFDFDYWYMESEKTAVPQTPFKEVASAIPGKIEAEDYDVGGHNKAFYDNDRENKGGAYREDEVDIVQIDSADKSKGFALGYTEDGEWVEYTIDNQIASEYTVRLNMATASDDVGVQFFIDDKEITDVIKAEKGEDWDHYSTVEAKTKEIPKGEHVLRMQIVGNFVNVDWFKFCMGFDCEESSIALPKSRVELQIPEKIYAVFGMTGKFLGNVEVNGQSVAKSIRAAGFTPGVYMVRSVGQSKTFRVLVK; the protein is encoded by the coding sequence ATGAAAAAAACAAGTAAAATACTTCTCGCGTTTGGACTTGGTTTTGCGTCCAATGCGCTTGCTGAAAATCCGATTATCCAGACGTACTATTCGCCGGACCCGGCACCGGTCGTGTTTGGCGATACCGTTTGCGTGTACACGGGAAACGACGAAGGCGGTTCCTTCTTTACCATGCACGGTTGGCGCGTCTCTTGCACCACCGATATGGTGAACTGGACCGATATGGGCGAACTCATTCTCACGAATGAAAGCTTTGGTGGCAATGCCAAGAAAAACGGTGACTGGGCTGCTCAAGTTGTTCGTCGCAATGGCAAGTATTACTACTACGTGACTGTAGAATCGACTCGCGGTGGCCGCGCTATCAACGTTGCCGTGGCCGACAAGCCGGAAGGTCCGTTCAAGGATGCTCGTAATGGTCAGCATCTCGCAGGCCCGAACTGGGATTACATTGACCCGACCGTTTGGATTGACGATGATGGCCAGGCTTGGCTCTACTGGGGTAACCCGAAGCTCTATTATGCTAAGCTCAAAGAAAACATGATTGAGTTCGATGGCGATATCAAGGTGACGGACATGAGTCGCGGATTCTCTCCGAGCGGCAACTCTGTTTACACTGAAGGTCCGTGGATTCACAAGCGCGACAAAAAATATTACATGATTTACGCTTCCCATGGCGTGCCTGAAAAGATTTCTTACTCCACCAGTGATTCTCCGACGGGTCCGTGGAAGTGGGGCGGCGTCATCATGGATCAGGGCAACGGGACTGCGTTCACAAACCATTCCGGTCTCATTGACTTCAAGGGCCGTAGCTTCTTCTTCTATCACAACCAGAAGAACGTGAGCGGCGGTGGCTATAGCCGTTCTACCGCCGTCGAAGAATTTACCTGGAATGCTGACGGCACGATTCCGACCATCAAGTCTACGAATGATGGCGTCAAGAAGCCGATTAAGAACCTTGACCCGTTCACGCGCGTTGAAGCCGAAACGAAGTCTTGGGTCGGTGGCATCAACGTCGACAAGAGCGGTGGATATACCATCATCAAGCACGTGGCAAAGCAGGGCGATAACGTCTACCTCACCAACATGGGTTCGAACTTCTATACAAAGGTTCGCTCTGTGGACATGGGTGATGGCGCAGACCGCATCATCGTTTGCACGAGAGGTAATGGCGGTAAGATTGAACTCCACGCCAAGTCCGAAACAGGTGCAACACTTGCAACAATGAATATTCCGGCAAGTTCTAGCTGGCAAGAAAACACCTTCGACTTGAAGGATGCTGCAGGCGTTGAAGACTTGTTCTTCGTTGTCAAGCAGGGTGGTTTCGATTTCGACTATTGGTATATGGAAAGCGAAAAGACTGCTGTTCCGCAGACCCCGTTCAAGGAAGTCGCATCTGCAATCCCGGGCAAGATCGAAGCTGAAGATTACGATGTCGGTGGTCACAACAAGGCCTTCTACGATAACGACCGCGAAAACAAGGGCGGCGCCTATCGCGAAGATGAAGTGGACATCGTGCAAATTGACTCTGCGGACAAGTCTAAGGGCTTCGCTCTCGGTTACACCGAAGATGGCGAATGGGTGGAATACACTATCGATAACCAGATTGCGTCTGAATACACGGTTCGTTTGAACATGGCTACGGCATCTGATGATGTCGGTGTCCAGTTCTTCATTGACGACAAGGAAATTACCGATGTCATCAAGGCCGAAAAGGGCGAAGATTGGGATCATTATTCTACGGTTGAAGCAAAGACCAAGGAAATCCCGAAGGGCGAACATGTACTCAGAATGCAGATTGTCGGGAACTTCGTGAACGTAGACTGGTTCAAGTTCTGCATGGGCTTTGACTGCGAAGAAAGCTCTATTGCACTCCCGAAATCTCGCGTGGAACTCCAGATTCCTGAAAAGATTTACGCAGTCTTTGGCATGACCGGCAAGTTCCTCGGCAACGTCGAAGTCAACGGTCAGAGCGTTGCTAAGTCCATCCGCGCTGCAGGCTTTACGCCGGGTGTATACATGGTCCGCAGCGTTGGCCAGTCCAAGACCTTCCGCGTCCTCGTGAAGTAA
- a CDS encoding type II toxin-antitoxin system HipA family toxin, which translates to MIAVEVKLWGTTIGALSMMEGESVARFEYAPNFIGAGIEPSPIAMPVSRQIYSFPMLSKTFHGLPGLFADSLPDKFGNSIIDTWLLRQGRSPESFTALERLCYTGNRGMGALEFFPLQGPDSTTDDSLNVENLRILAAEVLNQRKRFSTKALSKKGNKSFEEILRVGTSAGGARAKILVAYDEESGEMHSGQVATDPRFGYWLLKLDDVTNNRDKESADLFGYGAIEYSYSQMAKLAGIEMTECRLYECAGHRHFMTRRFDRLAGGKKLHYQSLCGIAHYDFNMPGAYSYEQALNVIKRLELGYDALEEMYRRAAFNICARNQDDHAKNIGFLMDKRGVWTLAPAFDMTYAYNPQGTWTGTHQMTFNGKRSGFKLDDFKAVAKFAGLKQGRYKKILAEVEDAVMQWKKLAKQNGVPIRIARAIAGVHEFIL; encoded by the coding sequence ATGATTGCGGTGGAAGTAAAACTTTGGGGAACGACAATCGGGGCGCTTTCAATGATGGAAGGCGAAAGCGTTGCGCGTTTTGAATACGCGCCGAACTTTATCGGGGCGGGCATTGAGCCCTCACCCATCGCCATGCCGGTCTCTCGGCAGATTTATTCGTTCCCGATGTTATCAAAGACATTTCATGGACTGCCTGGGCTTTTTGCAGATAGCCTCCCGGACAAGTTCGGCAATAGCATTATTGACACATGGCTTTTACGGCAAGGGCGTTCACCAGAAAGTTTCACAGCACTCGAACGCTTGTGTTATACGGGCAACCGGGGCATGGGCGCACTGGAGTTTTTTCCATTACAGGGACCAGATTCTACAACGGACGATTCTTTAAACGTTGAAAACTTGAGAATTTTAGCAGCGGAAGTCTTGAATCAGCGCAAACGATTTTCAACAAAAGCTCTCAGCAAAAAAGGAAACAAATCGTTTGAAGAAATACTCAGGGTCGGCACGTCTGCGGGCGGCGCTCGTGCAAAAATCCTTGTGGCCTACGATGAGGAAAGTGGTGAAATGCATTCAGGGCAAGTGGCGACCGATCCGAGATTTGGCTATTGGCTTTTGAAACTTGACGACGTTACAAACAACCGCGACAAAGAAAGTGCAGACTTGTTCGGCTACGGAGCTATTGAATATTCTTATTCGCAAATGGCAAAACTTGCGGGTATTGAAATGACAGAATGCCGACTCTACGAATGTGCGGGCCATAGGCATTTTATGACGAGACGTTTTGACCGTCTAGCGGGCGGAAAGAAATTGCATTACCAGTCGCTTTGCGGCATCGCCCATTACGATTTCAACATGCCGGGAGCATACAGTTACGAACAGGCGCTAAATGTAATCAAGCGACTTGAACTCGGTTATGACGCGCTTGAAGAAATGTATCGCCGAGCTGCATTCAATATCTGCGCACGCAACCAAGACGACCACGCCAAAAATATCGGTTTCTTGATGGACAAGCGCGGTGTGTGGACTTTAGCGCCCGCATTTGACATGACGTACGCCTACAATCCACAAGGGACATGGACTGGGACGCACCAGATGACGTTCAACGGAAAGCGTAGCGGGTTTAAGCTAGACGACTTCAAAGCTGTAGCCAAGTTTGCGGGATTGAAGCAAGGACGTTACAAGAAAATTCTTGCTGAAGTTGAAGACGCCGTAATGCAATGGAAAAAGCTCGCCAAGCAAAACGGAGTGCCGATAAGGATCGCTCGGGCGATTGCCGGAGTACATGAATTTATTTTGTAG
- a CDS encoding helix-turn-helix domain-containing protein — MNAYSAQTDESALTLLGKRLAAFRIRNNWTQAQLAEQSGVSKGTVERIERGDSVQVVNFIKVLRACGMLESFLSIFPDDSPSPMQLLYMGKIKSRQRVRSPHKNTNTANILADNAAEYNADKPANDASKTPWVWNEDK; from the coding sequence ATGAACGCATACTCCGCACAGACTGATGAATCTGCACTCACGCTACTCGGGAAACGTTTGGCAGCATTCCGCATTCGGAACAACTGGACACAAGCGCAACTTGCCGAACAGTCGGGAGTGAGCAAGGGAACCGTTGAGCGCATCGAGCGTGGCGATTCTGTACAGGTTGTAAATTTCATCAAGGTACTACGTGCATGCGGGATGCTTGAAAGCTTTTTAAGCATTTTCCCCGACGATTCGCCCTCCCCCATGCAGCTTTTATATATGGGAAAAATCAAGAGCCGCCAACGAGTCCGCAGCCCGCATAAAAACACAAACACAGCAAACATTTTAGCGGACAACGCCGCCGAATACAACGCAGACAAACCAGCCAACGATGCTTCCAAAACACCCTGGGTTTGGAACGAAGACAAGTAA
- a CDS encoding BspA family leucine-rich repeat surface protein, protein MTEKAKAKKAVSKKAAESSKTTTAKKATVAKKAVASPKSPVTKKPAAAKKPAATKKSSEQKVVVAKDKNDLIKLIKAAIKKDGENCDLNFIDVSKVTEMNELFMESKFNGDISKWDVSNVTDMRFMFEGSRFNGDISKWNVSNVTTMDSMFKHTPFCGDISKWNVSNVTSMNFMFCGSAFNGDISKWDVSNVTDMSFMFADSQFDGDISQWNVSKVTSMDFMFKESPFDGDISKWNVSNVTSMNSMFDRSRFNGDISKWNVSKVTTMEAMFADSEFSGNISKWKVSKDANMFELFVGSPLECDPPKWYKE, encoded by the coding sequence ATGACCGAAAAGGCAAAAGCAAAGAAAGCTGTCTCCAAAAAAGCTGCAGAATCATCAAAGACAACTACTGCTAAAAAGGCTACGGTAGCTAAGAAGGCTGTGGCGTCTCCAAAGTCTCCTGTAACCAAGAAACCCGCTGCTGCCAAGAAGCCCGCAGCAACTAAAAAATCCTCTGAACAAAAAGTTGTCGTCGCGAAAGACAAAAATGACTTAATAAAGCTGATAAAAGCCGCCATAAAAAAGGATGGCGAAAATTGCGATTTGAATTTCATTGACGTATCTAAAGTTACGGAAATGAACGAACTGTTCATGGAAAGCAAATTTAATGGCGACATCAGCAAGTGGGATGTGTCCAATGTGACTGATATGAGATTTATGTTTGAAGGGTCCCGATTTAACGGCGATATCAGTAAGTGGAATGTGTCAAATGTGACGACTATGGACTCTATGTTCAAGCATACTCCGTTCTGTGGCGATATCAGCAAATGGAACGTATCAAATGTGACGAGTATGAACTTTATGTTCTGCGGATCGGCTTTCAACGGTGACATCAGCAAGTGGGATGTATCCAATGTGACCGACATGAGTTTTATGTTTGCTGATTCGCAATTTGATGGTGATATCAGTCAGTGGAATGTGTCGAAGGTGACGAGCATGGACTTTATGTTCAAAGAATCTCCGTTCGATGGCGACATCAGCAAATGGAACGTATCGAATGTGACTAGCATGAATTCTATGTTTGATCGGTCCCGGTTCAATGGCGACATCAGCAAGTGGAACGTGTCCAAAGTAACTACAATGGAAGCCATGTTTGCAGATTCTGAATTCAGCGGTAACATCAGTAAATGGAAGGTCTCAAAAGACGCAAATATGTTTGAATTGTTTGTTGGATCTCCTTTGGAATGTGATCCTCCAAAGTGGTACAAGGAATAA
- a CDS encoding PD-(D/E)XK nuclease family protein: MTEGQVFFNSTVCNTNSLVDLIALHAGVDFPVASNIDRVLDYYKAMLEYNKANPDNLFAKSFALDEINTAKECLKWRDAMILAGWQPGKNDASERMKVLAGIDENFHSISNGEKLLRITEAVKNGCNLPENLEIITPFDYACFIPAERNLLDAIAKRIGAEKVHANDDLPKNSNNLRKVANILVENKPDAITLDGDESLELLCFAEKKEALQYLSQLKADDYSVWINRDNRAFDNYLIQVQKPTCGSSDKGVSQISELPIVGLALFTRPLNLNALINWLTVPKSPLSTMFRNKLVDAIVSSGGYFNDKCRDCLSNAEDKDKERIKYFLPDISKPEEAIGNEPIKKSVILDYVKQLSQWINANLHMEMNDFEKNHLMGALSICSAMARMLELIDAAEVSYDDLILNFDSISTEIESEISESMVGCQNLISLSSNIASIADSTIWCDFYNPDEQALSYDFLLPQEKEILKGNVWTGENEQKFNRLNKLLPFMLTQNKLTLVTVKKDGTKDVVKDPILIRLEKNMDKELTKEPLSLKQTLDVSTETIEQFNNRHQDEDGTIHFERKDLVSFPQKESFSSISTLIDNPFDYVFNKIIKLRKSGSAAMSAVFTTKGTVAHAIIEKLFAPEKGGSPAAIRNRIDSDFDTVFDETILECGGILLQPENLSEKNVFKKDMKKCVTRLCNLIDKNNLNVVACEKNYENVELPEFSKQKISFNGSIDMVLENNAAEIVIFDFKYSPKKEKYEKWIKNNRSLQLALYKGLVEKTSDKKVNAKAYILLPEVKVITADELKGYIFDTKIDRDGIVLDEMSNSYVYRCNQILNGAIEDGEGIKFPIDAVKIAYNLDTTKNNLVPLDADIKPRNKTWEKTPNKYSDYAFFKAGK; the protein is encoded by the coding sequence TTGACAGAAGGTCAGGTCTTTTTTAATTCAACAGTTTGCAATACGAATTCGCTAGTTGACTTGATTGCTCTTCATGCGGGAGTAGATTTCCCGGTGGCATCCAATATCGACCGAGTTCTAGATTATTACAAGGCTATGTTGGAATACAATAAGGCGAATCCAGATAACCTCTTTGCGAAATCCTTCGCATTGGATGAAATCAATACGGCAAAGGAATGCTTAAAGTGGCGTGACGCGATGATTCTTGCTGGGTGGCAACCTGGTAAAAATGATGCTTCGGAAAGAATGAAGGTCCTTGCAGGGATTGACGAAAACTTCCACTCCATTTCTAATGGAGAAAAATTACTGCGCATAACGGAAGCTGTAAAGAACGGCTGTAATCTACCGGAAAATCTTGAAATCATTACGCCGTTTGATTATGCGTGCTTTATACCTGCTGAACGGAATTTGTTGGATGCTATTGCAAAGCGGATTGGCGCGGAAAAGGTGCATGCCAATGATGACCTTCCGAAAAATTCCAACAATCTCCGCAAAGTCGCCAATATCTTAGTTGAAAACAAGCCTGATGCTATCACGCTTGACGGCGACGAATCCTTGGAACTTCTTTGTTTTGCTGAAAAGAAAGAGGCGCTTCAATATCTGAGTCAACTTAAAGCGGATGATTATTCCGTTTGGATAAACAGGGATAACCGCGCTTTTGACAACTATTTGATACAAGTTCAGAAACCGACATGTGGCTCTAGCGATAAAGGTGTCAGCCAAATTTCGGAATTGCCAATCGTTGGGCTTGCGCTTTTTACTCGACCTCTGAACTTGAACGCCCTTATCAACTGGTTAACGGTTCCTAAGAGTCCTCTTAGTACAATGTTTAGGAATAAACTTGTGGATGCAATCGTCAGTAGTGGCGGATATTTCAATGACAAATGCCGTGATTGCCTCAGTAATGCTGAGGATAAGGATAAAGAACGGATCAAGTATTTCCTTCCTGATATTTCGAAACCGGAAGAAGCTATTGGTAACGAACCGATTAAGAAGTCGGTAATTCTCGATTATGTGAAACAACTTTCTCAATGGATTAATGCTAATCTCCACATGGAGATGAATGATTTTGAAAAGAATCATTTGATGGGTGCGTTGTCGATATGTTCTGCAATGGCGCGAATGTTGGAACTGATTGATGCCGCTGAAGTCTCTTATGATGATTTGATTTTGAATTTTGACTCCATTTCGACAGAAATAGAATCCGAAATTTCTGAAAGCATGGTTGGTTGCCAGAATCTCATTTCTTTGAGCTCCAATATTGCTTCAATTGCCGATTCTACGATTTGGTGCGATTTTTACAATCCTGATGAACAGGCTCTGTCATATGACTTCCTTTTACCCCAAGAAAAAGAAATTTTGAAGGGAAATGTGTGGACTGGCGAAAACGAACAGAAATTTAATCGTTTGAACAAGTTATTGCCGTTCATGCTTACCCAAAATAAGCTGACCTTGGTTACTGTGAAAAAAGATGGAACGAAGGATGTTGTTAAAGATCCAATTCTGATACGTCTTGAAAAGAACATGGACAAGGAATTGACAAAAGAACCGCTGTCATTAAAACAGACTCTTGATGTTTCAACGGAAACAATTGAACAATTTAATAACCGTCATCAGGATGAAGATGGAACGATTCATTTTGAACGAAAAGATTTGGTGTCGTTCCCGCAAAAGGAAAGCTTTAGTTCCATTTCAACTTTGATTGACAATCCGTTTGATTATGTCTTTAATAAAATCATAAAATTGCGAAAGTCGGGAAGTGCAGCGATGTCAGCCGTATTCACAACAAAGGGAACGGTTGCTCATGCTATTATTGAAAAATTATTTGCTCCAGAAAAAGGTGGTTCTCCCGCTGCAATAAGGAATCGTATTGATTCTGATTTTGACACGGTCTTTGATGAGACGATTCTTGAATGTGGTGGCATACTTTTGCAACCTGAGAATCTTTCTGAAAAAAATGTTTTTAAGAAAGATATGAAGAAATGTGTAACAAGGCTATGTAATCTTATCGACAAGAACAACTTGAATGTGGTCGCTTGCGAAAAGAACTATGAGAATGTAGAATTGCCTGAATTTTCTAAACAGAAAATTTCGTTTAATGGTAGCATTGATATGGTCTTGGAAAACAATGCCGCAGAAATCGTCATTTTTGACTTTAAGTATTCTCCCAAGAAAGAAAAATACGAAAAATGGATAAAAAATAATCGATCCTTGCAATTAGCTCTTTATAAAGGTTTGGTTGAGAAAACGTCTGATAAAAAAGTGAATGCCAAAGCTTATATCCTTTTGCCGGAAGTCAAGGTTATTACAGCGGATGAATTGAAGGGGTATATCTTTGATACCAAAATTGATCGAGATGGAATTGTACTTGATGAAATGAGTAATTCCTATGTGTATAGGTGTAATCAAATTTTGAATGGTGCTATTGAAGATGGAGAAGGGATTAAATTCCCAATCGACGCTGTGAAGATTGCTTATAATCTCGACACCACTAAAAATAATCTTGTTCCGTTGGACGCTGATATAAAACCTAGGAACAAAACATGGGAAAAAACTCCGAACAAATACAGCGATTACGCATTTTTTAAGGCAGGTAAATAA